One window of Cohnella hashimotonis genomic DNA carries:
- a CDS encoding ribosomal protein L7/L12, whose translation MDRAEVWALISLLISIILMIRLIGLHARLNELKYDIARLEGRPEAYPAAKQAAVDSPASPPLSPMELTSELEERLQHLVTGGKRIEAIKVLREATGLSLKGAKDYVDTMRP comes from the coding sequence ATGGACCGCGCAGAAGTCTGGGCTCTCATTTCATTATTAATATCCATTATTCTGATGATCAGACTCATCGGCCTGCACGCCCGCTTGAATGAGCTCAAATACGATATTGCCCGTCTGGAAGGCAGACCGGAGGCATATCCCGCTGCCAAGCAGGCTGCCGTCGATTCCCCCGCCTCGCCCCCCTTAAGTCCGATGGAGCTAACCTCCGAGTTGGAGGAGCGGCTGCAGCATTTGGTGACAGGCGGCAAGCGGATCGAGGCAATCAAGGTATTGCGGGAAGCTACAGGTCTCTCGCTGAAGGGTGCCAAAGATTACGTTGATACGATGCGACCGTAG